In Bactrocera oleae isolate idBacOlea1 chromosome 5, idBacOlea1, whole genome shotgun sequence, a genomic segment contains:
- the Neb-cGP gene encoding ATP synthase membrane subunit K, mitochondrial: MAGDSHAEDAKLSGLSKHFNGSTMRGRANVAKATYAVIGLIIAYNVVKPKKK; encoded by the exons ATGGCTGGAGATTCACATGCTGAGGATGCTAAATTGTCTGGACTGTCGAAACATTTCAATGGCTCCACAATGCGTGGTCGCGCAAAT GTTGCTAAGGCTACTTATGCTGTGATAGGTCTCATCATTGCCTATAATGTTGTCAAACCCAAGAAGAAGTAG